One genomic segment of Pongo abelii isolate AG06213 chromosome 13, NHGRI_mPonAbe1-v2.0_pri, whole genome shotgun sequence includes these proteins:
- the CACFD1 gene encoding calcium channel flower homolog — protein MSGSGGAPAASASSAPPAQEEGMTWWYRWLCRLSGVLGAVSCAISGLFNCITIHPLNIAAGVWMIMNAFILLLCEAPFCCQFIEFANTVAEKVDRLRSWQKAVFYCGMAVVPIVISLTLNTLLGNAIAFATGVLYGLSALGKKGDAISYARIQQQRQQADEEKLEETLEGEL, from the exons ATGAGCGGCTCAGGTGGGGCGCCCGCGGCGTCCGCCAGCTCTGCGCCGCCCGCGCAGGAAGAGGGCATGACGTGGTGGTACCGCTGGCTGTGTCGCCTGTCTGGGGTGCTGGGGGCAGTCT CTTGTGCGATCTCTGGCCTCTTCAACTGCATCACCATCCACCCTCTGAACATCGCGGCCGGCGTGTGGATGAT CATGAATGCCTTCATCTTGTTGCTGTGCGAGGCGCCCTTCTGCTGCCAGTTCATCGAGTTTGCAAACACAGTGGCGGAGAAGGTGGACCGGCTGCGCTCCTGGCAGAAGGCTGTCTTCTACTGCGG GATGGCGGTCGTTCCCATCGTCATCAGCCTGACCCTGAACACGCTGCTGGGCAACGCCATTGCCTTTGCCACGGGGGTGCTGTACGGACTCTCTGCTCTGGGCAAAAA ggGTGATGCGATCTCTTACGCCAGGATCCAGCAGCAGAGGCAGCAGGCGGATGAGGAGAAGCTCGAGGAGACCCTGGAGGGGGAGCTGTGA